The Pseudanabaena sp. PCC 6802 genomic interval GCTTTCACTTCAGGCTTGGTAGCATTCTCAAGCACTTCAAATGTATATTTGTTCTGCTCTAATAAAGCTGTTGCTTTTTCATTCACCAAGGGTCGTCTTAGGACATCGGCAAGACGACGTTGGTTAAATTCTGTTGGTATCTTAGCCATGCTGCTCGTTCTCCCTACTGCTGCGTTCCGTAGACTGCTTGAATCTTCTCTAAAGCGGGCGCTGTAATCACTAGCTTGTCCGCCGTCACCAGGTCAAAAACGTTAAGCTGATCGGCTGTAATTAATACCAAATTAGCTATATTACGAGCTGAAAGGTAGATATTTTCCGCTTTCTCAGCCACAATCAACAAAACTTTCCGATCTGGGGTTACGCCCCAGCGACCTAGAGCTGCAAACAGTTCCTTGGTTTTGGGTTGAGGTAGTTCGGCAGCAAAATCTGCAACTACGACCGCATCGTCCAAACGACCGTGCAAAGCCGTACACAGAGCTAGACGACGTTCTTTACGATTCATCTTGAGATTAAAGTCTCTGGGCTTGGGGCCAAAGATGACACCGCCACCGCGCCAGAGCGGCGATCGCGTCGATCCTGCCCTGGCTCGACCAGTACCCTTCTGCCGCCACGGCTTGCGACCGCCACCGCGCACCTCGGCACGGGTTTTAGCACAAGCATTACCCTGACGAGCATTGTTAAGCTGGCGTATCAGCGCGCGATGCACGATATCAGCAGCACTAGATTCTTTAGCAACGCGCAAATCTAGACTGACTTCACCAATCTGTTTTCCTGTCCAATCTTGTAATACAGGCATATCCTTCTCGATCCTCTCTTAATTCGCCTTACCTACAACCTTGGCGGGAACGATGCTTAACAAAGCACCCGGTTTGCCAGGAACTGTACCTTTGATTAGCAGCAGGTTATTCTCTGCATCTACCTGGAATAGCATCAGCTTGCGACAGGTGATTTGCTTTCCACCCAGGCGGCCTGCCATCCGCTTACCCGGGTAAACGCGACCCGGTGTAGTACCCGCACCAGTGGAGCCAGGCAGACGGTGGTTTTTAGAGCCGTGAGCCATAGGTCCGCGTTTAAATCCATGTCTCTTCTGATAACCTGCAAAACCTTTGCCAATACCCGTACCAATTACATCTACAATCTGTCCGTCATTAAATTGACTGACATCTAAGACCTGACCGAGTTGATAGTTACTAACATCTGGCACGCGATATTCTTTCAGGTGCTTGACAGGATCGCTTTCAGATTTCTTTAAGTGACCCATCTCTGGTTTAGAGATCAGCTTTTCCCTAGTCGTGCCATAGCCAAGCTGAATGGCTTGATAGCCTTCCTTAGCTGCAGTTTTGATTTGCGTAATTTTGCATGGCCCAGCTTGAACAACTGTGACAGGGACGGCATTGCCATCATTGTCAAATAGTTGAGTCATACCGAGCTTTGTGCCGAGAATACCGACAGACATGTTAAAGACTTCCCTTTCTTCTAGATGAAGGCTTTGAGAGGGTTCTGATGGATGGTGAATGAAGCTAGTAAAGTTAGACTAACGATCCGAGCGATCCAGAACTTCAGAAACTCAAACTTGCTTAATAGCTAAGCCACATTTGCAGTAGCAGCTATATTTATGACATGGACACAAGAAGTAAAAACCTCTCAGTTTCCTTTTTAGTCACAGTAAACGAATATAACCTAAATCGGCAACGATTGTCTAGTAAATATTCAAGTATTTTTAAGAATTGCTTGAAATCAAAAAAAACAAGGATGCCCTCTATACTTTACCTTACTTGAGAGGACATCCTGAGTTTTTGCTTGCTGCTAACTAGCCAACCCTATTGTTGTTGAGGTAAAACAAGGCCAGGTAGGGGTGGCACACCTG includes:
- the rplD gene encoding 50S ribosomal protein L4, whose amino-acid sequence is MPVLQDWTGKQIGEVSLDLRVAKESSAADIVHRALIRQLNNARQGNACAKTRAEVRGGGRKPWRQKGTGRARAGSTRSPLWRGGGVIFGPKPRDFNLKMNRKERRLALCTALHGRLDDAVVVADFAAELPQPKTKELFAALGRWGVTPDRKVLLIVAEKAENIYLSARNIANLVLITADQLNVFDLVTADKLVITAPALEKIQAVYGTQQ
- the rplC gene encoding 50S ribosomal protein L3, with protein sequence MSVGILGTKLGMTQLFDNDGNAVPVTVVQAGPCKITQIKTAAKEGYQAIQLGYGTTREKLISKPEMGHLKKSESDPVKHLKEYRVPDVSNYQLGQVLDVSQFNDGQIVDVIGTGIGKGFAGYQKRHGFKRGPMAHGSKNHRLPGSTGAGTTPGRVYPGKRMAGRLGGKQITCRKLMLFQVDAENNLLLIKGTVPGKPGALLSIVPAKVVGKAN